In a genomic window of Meriones unguiculatus strain TT.TT164.6M chromosome 8, Bangor_MerUng_6.1, whole genome shotgun sequence:
- the Nrbp2 gene encoding nuclear receptor-binding protein 2 isoform X1 produces the protein MAAPEPAPRRGREREREDESEDESDILEESPCGRWQKRREQVNQGNMPGIQSTFLAMDTEEGVEVVWNELHFGDRKAFSAHEEKIQTMFEQLALVDHPNIVKLHKYWLDASEARARVIFITEYVSSGSLKQFLKKTKKNHKAMNARAWKRWCTQILSALSFLHACSPPIIHGNLTSDTIFIQHNGLIKIGSVWYRIFSNGVWGLWGVGAVEKLTCSAPRSSLALPDDLRSPIRAEREELRNLHFFPPEYGEVNDGTAVDIFSFGMCALEMAVLEIQANGDTRVTEEAIARARHSLSDPNMREFILSCLARDPGQRPSAHNLLFHRVLFEVHSLKLLAAHCFIQHQYLMPENVVEEKTKAMDLHAVLAEMPQPHGPPMQWRYSEVSFLELDKFLEDVRNGIYPLMNFAAARPLGLPRVLAPPPEEAQKAKTPTPEPFDSETRKVVQMQCNMERSEDKARWHLTLLLVLEDRLHRQLTYDLLPTDSAQDLAAELVHYGFLHEVGRGMLRVWKGAGSAKLPNTTILPHPSTAG, from the exons CTTTCTGGCCATGGACACGGAGGAAGGGGTAGAAGTGGTGTGGAATGAACTCCACTTCGGGGACAGGAAGGCCTTTTCGGCCCATGAG GAGAAGATCCAGACCATGTTTGAGCAGCTGGCGCTGGTGGACCACCCCAACATCGTCAAGCTGCACAAGTATTGGCTGGACGCCTCTGAGGCCCGGGCGAGG GTCATCTTCATCACAGAATACGTGTCGTCTGGCAGCCTCAAGCAGTTCCTCAAAAAGACCAAGAAGAACCACAAGGCCATGAACGCCCGG GCCTGGAAGCGCTGGTGTACGCAGATCCTGTCTGCACTCAG TTTTTTGCACGCCTGCAGTCCCCCCATCATCCATGGGAACCTGACCAGCGATACCATCTTCATTCAGCACAATGGCCTCATCAAGATTGGCTCTG TGTGGTACCGCATCTTCTCCAATGGTGTGTGGGGCCTTTGGGGTGTAGGGGCCGTGGAGAAACTGACCTGCTCAGCTCCACGCTCTTCCTTAGCGCTTCCCGATGATCTCCGGAGCCCCATTCGAGCCGAACGGGAGGAGCTTCGAAACCTGCATTTTTTCCCACCAGAGTACGGTG AAGTCAATGATGGGACTGCTGTGGACATCTTCTCCTTTGGGATGTGTGCGCTAGAG ATGGCTGTACTGGAGATCCAAGCCAATGGGGATACCCGGGTCACAGAAGAGGCTATTGCTCGGGCCAGGCACTCACTGAGTGATCCCAACATGCGG GAGTTCATCCTCTCCTGCCTGGCCCGGGACCCTGGCCAACGACCCTCTGCCCACAATCTTCTCTTCCACCGGGTGCTTTTCGAGGTGCACTCGCTGAAGCTGCTGGCCGCCCACTGCTTCATCCAGCACCAGT ACCTCATGCCTGAAAATGTGGTAGAAGAAAAGACCAAGGCCATGGACCTACATGCAGTCTTGGCTGAGATGCCCCAGCCCCATGGACCCCCAATGCAGTGGCG GTACTCAGAGGTCTCCTTCTTGGAGCTGGACAAATTCCTAGAGGATGTCAG GAATGGGATTTATCCACTGATGAATTTTGCGGCTGCTCGGCCCCTGGGACTTCCCCGTGTGTTAGCCCCACCTCCAGAGGAGGCCCAAAAGGCCAAAACCCCAACACCAGAACCCTTTGACTCAGAGACCAGGAAG GTGGTCCAGATGCAGTGCAACATGGAGAGAAGTGAAGACAAGGCTCGGTGGCAT CTCACTCTGCTTTTGGTGCTTGAGGACCGGCTACACCGGCAGTTGACCTATGACCTGCTCCCAA CCGACAGTGCCCAGGACCTCGCCGCTGAACTAGTGCACTATGGCTTCCTGCACGAGGTGGGCAGGGGTATGCTACGGGTTTGGAAAGGTGCAGGGTCTGCCAAGCTGCCCAATACTACCATACTTCCCCACCCGTCTACTGCAGGATGA
- the Nrbp2 gene encoding nuclear receptor-binding protein 2 isoform X2, whose protein sequence is MAAPEPAPRRGREREREDESEDESDILEESPCGRWQKRREQVNQGNMPGIQSTFLAMDTEEGVEVVWNELHFGDRKAFSAHEEKIQTMFEQLALVDHPNIVKLHKYWLDASEARARVIFITEYVSSGSLKQFLKKTKKNHKAMNARAWKRWCTQILSALSFLHACSPPIIHGNLTSDTIFIQHNGLIKIGSVWYRIFSNGVWGLWGVGAVEKLTCSAPRSSLALPDDLRSPIRAEREELRNLHFFPPEYGEVNDGTAVDIFSFGMCALEMAVLEIQANGDTRVTEEAIARARHSLSDPNMREFILSCLARDPGQRPSAHNLLFHRVLFEVHSLKLLAAHCFIQHQYLMPENVVEEKTKAMDLHAVLAEMPQPHGPPMQWRYSEVSFLELDKFLEDVRNGIYPLMNFAAARPLGLPRVLAPPPEEAQKAKTPTPEPFDSETRKVVQMQCNMERSEDKARWHLTLLLVLEDRLHRQLTYDLLPTDSAQDLAAELVHYGFLHEDDRTKLAAFLETTFLKYRGTQA, encoded by the exons CTTTCTGGCCATGGACACGGAGGAAGGGGTAGAAGTGGTGTGGAATGAACTCCACTTCGGGGACAGGAAGGCCTTTTCGGCCCATGAG GAGAAGATCCAGACCATGTTTGAGCAGCTGGCGCTGGTGGACCACCCCAACATCGTCAAGCTGCACAAGTATTGGCTGGACGCCTCTGAGGCCCGGGCGAGG GTCATCTTCATCACAGAATACGTGTCGTCTGGCAGCCTCAAGCAGTTCCTCAAAAAGACCAAGAAGAACCACAAGGCCATGAACGCCCGG GCCTGGAAGCGCTGGTGTACGCAGATCCTGTCTGCACTCAG TTTTTTGCACGCCTGCAGTCCCCCCATCATCCATGGGAACCTGACCAGCGATACCATCTTCATTCAGCACAATGGCCTCATCAAGATTGGCTCTG TGTGGTACCGCATCTTCTCCAATGGTGTGTGGGGCCTTTGGGGTGTAGGGGCCGTGGAGAAACTGACCTGCTCAGCTCCACGCTCTTCCTTAGCGCTTCCCGATGATCTCCGGAGCCCCATTCGAGCCGAACGGGAGGAGCTTCGAAACCTGCATTTTTTCCCACCAGAGTACGGTG AAGTCAATGATGGGACTGCTGTGGACATCTTCTCCTTTGGGATGTGTGCGCTAGAG ATGGCTGTACTGGAGATCCAAGCCAATGGGGATACCCGGGTCACAGAAGAGGCTATTGCTCGGGCCAGGCACTCACTGAGTGATCCCAACATGCGG GAGTTCATCCTCTCCTGCCTGGCCCGGGACCCTGGCCAACGACCCTCTGCCCACAATCTTCTCTTCCACCGGGTGCTTTTCGAGGTGCACTCGCTGAAGCTGCTGGCCGCCCACTGCTTCATCCAGCACCAGT ACCTCATGCCTGAAAATGTGGTAGAAGAAAAGACCAAGGCCATGGACCTACATGCAGTCTTGGCTGAGATGCCCCAGCCCCATGGACCCCCAATGCAGTGGCG GTACTCAGAGGTCTCCTTCTTGGAGCTGGACAAATTCCTAGAGGATGTCAG GAATGGGATTTATCCACTGATGAATTTTGCGGCTGCTCGGCCCCTGGGACTTCCCCGTGTGTTAGCCCCACCTCCAGAGGAGGCCCAAAAGGCCAAAACCCCAACACCAGAACCCTTTGACTCAGAGACCAGGAAG GTGGTCCAGATGCAGTGCAACATGGAGAGAAGTGAAGACAAGGCTCGGTGGCAT CTCACTCTGCTTTTGGTGCTTGAGGACCGGCTACACCGGCAGTTGACCTATGACCTGCTCCCAA CCGACAGTGCCCAGGACCTCGCCGCTGAACTAGTGCACTATGGCTTCCTGCACGAG GATGACCGGACAAAGCTAGCAGCTTTTCTGGAGACCACTTTTCTCAAGTACCGTGGGACACAAGCTTGA